The following are encoded together in the Montipora foliosa isolate CH-2021 chromosome 12, ASM3666993v2, whole genome shotgun sequence genome:
- the LOC137980364 gene encoding uncharacterized protein isoform X1: protein MAAEDGINVLLQKADLQEFVGSFLTLGCTKVSHFVDVDNEMMKNIGMKDLQIKRLNRIFQEQKRTPPPENPDRLEAGQSHSVNELPVAGPDDSNETQPLASKMSKKVGPKQSVLFFQGGNLKYNTSDIKTQEKKPWEKYIYPYPKTERMKFYNSVIEGICSSGSSKHESYLRDQQSFRWKVLVQLKKVSGMTDFYENPASGIPKYCNLNKNNIKKCDRNICISLISKVEASVKEVENLEKELMQRRERLLNSNNLSGIKKGFEEEYQYLTSNCVLIQEQLKKLLSVRNNLNQSLLLLSRSRVQPHQTAQENARVKRRKKENKRKVQKGKQNRLLKRCSEILDCLIIDKQTSALLDEIVLKGKEVPLELKIKKENVLNIQELQKMKPKFHLGALLHLRDKDIFSGNALDVVESTIRKLKAKDVAVALEDDDAEDIDDDDNNDDDNDDDDNNEKDDNDEDDNDEDNNVAGDKAAADDDIDNDVGSLMRSIDSVEDSYKDD, encoded by the exons ATGGCAGCCGAAGATGGCATTAATGTTTTGCTGCAAAAAGCCGATCTTCAAGAGTTTGTTGGAAGCTTTCTGACACTTGGATGTACTAAAGTGTCCCACTTTGTCGACGTAGACaatgaaatgatgaaaaatatcGGCATGAAAGACCTGCAGATCAAACGTTTGAATCGAATTTTTCAAGAGCAAAAGCGCACACCGCCTCCTGAAAACCCTGATCGTCTGGAAGCAGGACAAAGCCATTCAGTAAATGAACTACCAGTAGCAGGACCAGACGACTCAAATGAGACACAACCTCTTGCCTCAAAGATGTCTAAAAAAGTTGGGCCTAAACAATCAG TATTGTTCTTTCAAGGTGGAAATCTGAAATATAACACTTCTGATATAAAGACACAAGAAAAGAAACCATGGGAAAAGTATATATACCCCTATCCGAAAACAGAGAGAATGAAGTTTTATAACAGTGTCATTGAAGGAATTTGTTCTAGTGGAAGCTCTAAGCATGAGTCTTACCTGAGAGACCAACAGTCCTTTCGGTGGAAAGTTCTTGTCCAACTCAAAAAAGTATCTGGTATGACAGATTTTTATGAGAATCCTGCAAGTGGAATCCCCAAGTAttgtaatttaaataagaaCAACATCAAGAAATGTGACAGGAACATTTGCATATCTCTGATAAGCAAAGTAGAAGCAAGTGTGAAAGAGGTTGAGAACCTAGAGAAAGAACTAATGCAGAGACGAGAAAGGCTATTAAATTCAAATAATCTCTCAGGGATAAAGAAAGGGTTTGAAGAAGAGTATCAGTATCTTACTAGCAATTGTGTACTAATCCAAGAGCAGTTGAAAAAGCTTTTGAGTGTTAGAAATAATCTGAATCAATCACTTCTTCTGCTATCAAGGTCTAGGGTTCAGCCTCATCAAACAGCTCAGGAAAATGCAAGAGTGAAgcggagaaaaaaagaaaacaaaaggaaagtgcAAAAAGGTAAACAAAACAGGCTGCTGAAAAGGTGCTCAGAGATCCTTGATTGTTTAATCATAGACAAACAAACATCTGCTCTTCTAGATGAAATAGTACTAAAAGGAAAAGAAGTGCCACTGGAATTGAAAATCAAGAAAGAAAACGTTCTCAACATACAAGAActtcaaaaaatgaaaccaaagtttcaCCTAGGTGCACTTTTGCACCTCAGAGACAAAGACATATTTTCTGGCAATGCTCTTGATGTTGTTGAGTCTACTATTCGTAAGCTAAAAGCAAAGGATGTTGCAGTTGCACTGGAGGATGATGATGCGGaggatattgatgatgatgacaataatgatgatgacaatgatgatgatgacaataatgaaaaggatgacaatgatgaagatgacaatGATGAGGATAACAATGTTGCTGGTGACAAGGCTGCTGCTGATGATGATATTGACAATGATGTTGGTTCACTGATGAGATCAATTGACAGTGTTGAGGATAGTTACAAAGATGATTGA
- the LOC137980364 gene encoding activating signal cointegrator 1 complex subunit 3-like isoform X2, with protein MAAEDGINVLLQKADLQEFVGSFLTLGCTKVSHFVDVDNEMMKNIGMKDLQIKRLNRIFQEQKRTPPPENPDRLEAGQSHSVNELPVAGPDDSNETQPLASKMSKKVGPKQSVLFFQGGNLKYNTSDIKTQEKKPWEKYIYPYPKTERMKFYNSVIEGICSSGSSKHESYLRDQQSFRWKVLVQLKKVSGMTDFYENPASGIPKYCNLNKNNIKKCDRNICISLISKVEASVKEVENLEKELMQRRERLLNSNNLSGIKKGFEEEYQYLTSNCVLIQEQLKKLLSVRNNLNQSLLLLSRSRVQPHQTAQENARVKRRKKENKRKVQKDEIVLKGKEVPLELKIKKENVLNIQELQKMKPKFHLGALLHLRDKDIFSGNALDVVESTIRKLKAKDVAVALEDDDAEDIDDDDNNDDDNDDDDNNEKDDNDEDDNDEDNNVAGDKAAADDDIDNDVGSLMRSIDSVEDSYKDD; from the exons ATGGCAGCCGAAGATGGCATTAATGTTTTGCTGCAAAAAGCCGATCTTCAAGAGTTTGTTGGAAGCTTTCTGACACTTGGATGTACTAAAGTGTCCCACTTTGTCGACGTAGACaatgaaatgatgaaaaatatcGGCATGAAAGACCTGCAGATCAAACGTTTGAATCGAATTTTTCAAGAGCAAAAGCGCACACCGCCTCCTGAAAACCCTGATCGTCTGGAAGCAGGACAAAGCCATTCAGTAAATGAACTACCAGTAGCAGGACCAGACGACTCAAATGAGACACAACCTCTTGCCTCAAAGATGTCTAAAAAAGTTGGGCCTAAACAATCAG TATTGTTCTTTCAAGGTGGAAATCTGAAATATAACACTTCTGATATAAAGACACAAGAAAAGAAACCATGGGAAAAGTATATATACCCCTATCCGAAAACAGAGAGAATGAAGTTTTATAACAGTGTCATTGAAGGAATTTGTTCTAGTGGAAGCTCTAAGCATGAGTCTTACCTGAGAGACCAACAGTCCTTTCGGTGGAAAGTTCTTGTCCAACTCAAAAAAGTATCTGGTATGACAGATTTTTATGAGAATCCTGCAAGTGGAATCCCCAAGTAttgtaatttaaataagaaCAACATCAAGAAATGTGACAGGAACATTTGCATATCTCTGATAAGCAAAGTAGAAGCAAGTGTGAAAGAGGTTGAGAACCTAGAGAAAGAACTAATGCAGAGACGAGAAAGGCTATTAAATTCAAATAATCTCTCAGGGATAAAGAAAGGGTTTGAAGAAGAGTATCAGTATCTTACTAGCAATTGTGTACTAATCCAAGAGCAGTTGAAAAAGCTTTTGAGTGTTAGAAATAATCTGAATCAATCACTTCTTCTGCTATCAAGGTCTAGGGTTCAGCCTCATCAAACAGCTCAGGAAAATGCAAGAGTGAAgcggagaaaaaaagaaaacaaaaggaaagtgcAAAAAG ATGAAATAGTACTAAAAGGAAAAGAAGTGCCACTGGAATTGAAAATCAAGAAAGAAAACGTTCTCAACATACAAGAActtcaaaaaatgaaaccaaagtttcaCCTAGGTGCACTTTTGCACCTCAGAGACAAAGACATATTTTCTGGCAATGCTCTTGATGTTGTTGAGTCTACTATTCGTAAGCTAAAAGCAAAGGATGTTGCAGTTGCACTGGAGGATGATGATGCGGaggatattgatgatgatgacaataatgatgatgacaatgatgatgatgacaataatgaaaaggatgacaatgatgaagatgacaatGATGAGGATAACAATGTTGCTGGTGACAAGGCTGCTGCTGATGATGATATTGACAATGATGTTGGTTCACTGATGAGATCAATTGACAGTGTTGAGGATAGTTACAAAGATGATTGA